In the Hyla sarda isolate aHylSar1 chromosome 9, aHylSar1.hap1, whole genome shotgun sequence genome, gctgcccagtggagtacccctttcatagaAAATTTTGCAACTTTGTAATACGTTGTCTTTTAATTCCTCGCTATTTTCCAAATCTCTGCTTGCcatcagtgaatggaaacattctTACTGCAAATAGAGACTGAAAATCTGTCTTTATTCTGAGGCATTGCAGAATGGCGCTGTACCAgctgtgttccccaacctgtgttgaaaaactacaactctcatcatgccctctacccttaggacagtgttttccaaacagtatgcctccagctgttaccaaactacaactcccagcatgcccggacagccaacggctgtccgggcatgctgggagttgtagtttggctacAATTAgcagcaccttggttgggaaacactggctgctgggtatgatgggagtcatGGGATCCTGGCATGACAACTGAAGGCTGATTGCTGTAGGTTTCCAATGTTTTCCCAacctgtgttgcaaaactacaactctcatcatgtcctaacagcttaaaggggtacttcggtggaaaacataattttttttttttttttttaatcaactggtgccagaaagttaaacagatttgtaaatgacttctattaaaaaatatttacccttccagtactttttagcagctgtatgctacagaggaagttcttttctttttgaatttctttttttgtcttgtccacagtgctctctgctgacacctgacgcccgtatcaggaactgtccatagcaggagaaaatccccattgaaaacctatgctgctctggaaagttcctctcacggacagaggtgtcagcagagagcactgtggacaagacaaaaaagaaattcaaaaagaaaagtatttcctctgtagcatacagctgctaataagtactggaagtgttaagattttttaatagaagtaatttacaaatctgtttaactttctggcaccagttttccaccggagcacccctttaaggccgaTTGGGGTGGGTTTCCAGCAGTGTTCCCTCAAActgtgttgcacaactacaactcttatCATGGCCTGACAACTGAAGTCTGATCGGGATGGGTTTCAAACAGTGTTTCCCActctgtgttgcaaaactacaactctcatcatgtcttgacagccaaaggctaagtGTGGTGGGTTTCCAGCAGTGTTTATAAACctgcgttgcaaaactacaactctcatcatgtcctCACAGCCGAAGGCTGATCGTGGTGGGTTTCCGGCAGAGTTCCCCAACTAGTGTTCCAAAACTAcgactctcatcatgccctgacagccttcaacatgatggaagttgtagttttgcaacggcttgaAGAGCCACAGGATgggaacactgctctatataCCACAAAAGGCTGTagggtcatgatgggagttgtagtgttgcaacttcTGGAGCGCCCTCGAATCGCCCTTTGCTGGTGGTTTAATACctaaaggcagtgttttccaaacagtgtgcctccagctgttgccaaactacaactcccagcatgcctggacagctttcggctgtccgggcatgctgagagttgtagtttggcaacagctgacaGCAcctaggttgggaaacactgctctatataccACCAAAGGCTGAAGGGTcacgatgggggttgtagttttgcaacttctggagcgCCATCGAATTGCCCTTCGCTAGTGGTTTAATACATAAATGAACCctaaaggcagtgttttccaaacagtgtgcctccagctgttgccaaactacaactcccagcatgcccggacagccgaaggctgtccgggcatgctgggagttgtagtttggcaagaaCTGACaggaccttggttgggaaacactgctctatataccACCAAAGGCAGAagggtcatgatgggagttgtagtttggcaacaaatGACAGCAccttggctgggaaacactgctctatataccACCAAAGGCTGAAGGGTcacgatgggggttgtagttttgcaacttctggagcgCCATCGAATTGCCCTTCGCTAGTGGTTTAATACATAAATGAACCctaaaggcagtgttttccaaacagtgtgcctccagctgttgccaaactacaactcccagcatgcccggacagccgaaggctgtccgggcatgctgggagttgtagtttggcaagaaCTGACaggaccttggttgggaaacactgctctatatactaCCAAAGGCAGAagggtcatgatgggagttgtagtttggcaacaaatGACAGCAccttggctgggaaacactgctctatataccACCAAAGGCTGAagggtcatgatgggagttgtagtttggcaacagctgacaGCACCTTGGCTggtaaacactgctctatataccACCAAAGGCTGAagggtcatgatgggagttgtagtttggcaacttctGTAGCGCTACAGGGTGAGGACCCCTTCTTTCTATCTTACCATGAGCGCACAGATACATACTTATTCAGGTTGCTGTATTCATCCCTGGCTGTGCGCTTGGTGACAGGACGGCTCTCGAATCGCCCTTTGCTGGTGATGGCGCAGACGGTGCAGACGTACTCCGTGCTGGGCGTCAGGCGCCGGGCCGTGTAGGATCGCTCAGTCCCCAGATACACAGACTTCCCATTCATGCTCAGTTCGTAATTGAAGAACCTGCCGATGGGATCCTTGGGCACCTCCCACGTGATGAACAATTCGCTGCGGCCGATGACGCAGACGGTGAGTCTGTCCGGTGCGTGGTCTCCTCCATCCATGGTCCGGGCCACCACAGAGACCCGCGGGCTGTGACCCCTTGAGTTACAGGAACAGACGCTGAAGGTATAACTGGTGGAAGGGGACAGGCCGCCCACAATGCAGGTCAGGTCAGAAGTGGTGTCCACAAGGGCGTCCTCCCTATACACCGCGTATTTAACGCTCGTACTGCAGTCTGCCGGGGGGCTCCAGGATAGCCTCACTTTTGTGGCCGTACGTCCCACGACTTGGAGCTCGGTGGGGCAGCTGGGCGCCGGCTCCTCCACAGTCACCATGGTGATCGCACTGGCCGGGCTCCGGTCGCCTTCCGTCTCCATCACTACTTTGAGATGGTGATGGCCGGGCTTGCAGTAAGGTAGGACGTACGAGAAGGATGGTCCATGGTACAGGAGGTGGTCCCCATcatacaacctgtggacagatggGTGAAGACGTGTACATTATGGCAGTGTATATAGGACCAAACACAAGAACGGCAATCCAGCGTCGGTAAGTAGAAAATCCAGATTTGATTAACTCACAGAAAAACGGTACatacaaccagcagatcagacgcgtttcaggcgcatgcgcccttcgtcagcgacgaagggcgcatgcgcctgaaacgcgtctgatctgctggttgttcGTACCGTTTTTACAGTGAGTTAATAAAATCTGGattttctacttacccacgctggaTTGCCGTTCTTGTGTTTGGATTTGTGTGCACCAGGGTGGGTGCGAATCTGTGTCGAGGGTGTACGGGTGGAGCGATGCTGGATTACATTGCCTGAATACTTGCCcactgtatatagtacacaggGCCGGGGATGTGCAGTATTtaaaggaaaaaatttaaaaagaagacCCCCTCTAGGCACAGGCTTCTCCGGAAGAATCAGGTAAAAAGATATATTAAAATGGAATATCTTCTAATTTGacaaccaatgacgcgtttcgggtatagtcccttcctcagattggcataagATTTACataccaatctgaggaagggtgtatacccgaaacgcgtcattggttgtCAAAATAAAAGATATTCCATTTTAATATATCTTTTTGCCTGATTCTTCCGGAGAAGCCTGCGCCTAGAGGGAGGTCTTCTTCTtctattttttcctttaaatacCCTTCGTGGACGGACCCTAGCCCTCATCCACTACCCCACGGCTTTGCAATATCTCTGTGAATCTGCAGATCATCTCTACCCACTACTTTGGGTTATATGCGCATATACCTTGGGCTCCAGGTGAGCACATTACTATCTGTTCAGTCCATCTGATCATCTGAGATTAATGCTCTAGGCGCCTTGTTTGGTCTTTTACATTACTGACCTGTAAGTGACCATTAGGCCGCTGTGCGCTCTGTGTTCCTTCCAGGACACCACGACTGACCCGGACCCCAGGATCTTCGCCGttggaggactgggttgggggagACGCTGGAGGTTCCGTAAGGTATGCTCCACCTCCTGCCGCAGCTCATCTCCGGCTGTATGCGATGCCGCGATTTTCTGTAATGGAGACGCGGAGGTGACGCAACTACGTCATATACAACTGCTGCCAAATTTAGGTGCGGGAGCATACGTGACAATACACctcatatactgtactgtaattcTATCACTCTTTCTCGCCACTGGTGCATGGAGAATATAGGATTGCCCATTATGCCGgtatctcccaaccagggtgcctccagctgttgcagaactacaactcccagcatgcctggacaaccaaaggCCACCACACCTGATGTATGGACCCAGTGGACTGGGGAAATCCAATATATacttacaccagtgattcccaaccagagtgcctacagctgttgcaaaactacaactcccagcatgcccggacaaccaaaggccACCACACCTGATGTATGGACCCAGTGGACTGGGGAAATCCAATATATacttacaccagtgattcccaaccagagtgcctacagctgttgcaaaactacaactcccagcatgcccggacaacgaaAGGCCACCACACCTGATGTATGGACCCAGTGGACTGGGGAAATCCAATATATacttacaccagtgattcccaaccagagtgcctccagctgttgcaaaactacaactcccagcatgcccggacaacgaaAGGCCACCACACCTGATGTATGGACCCAGTGGACTGGGGAAATCCAATATATacttacaccagtgattcccaaccaaagtgcctccagctgttgcaaaactacaactcccagcatgcccggacagccttcggctgtccgggcatgctgggagttgtagttttgcaacagctggaggcacactggttgggaaaaggaGCAGTCGATGCTTCACAATCCATTATAGAGCAGCCATTGtcattgtcctctagtgatagCATTGTCTTCTCTCTAGAAATAACCATGACAATCGTCTCCATGGTAACATGTCCACCATTAAACTCATGGCCATCCTATCGTGAATTCCCGGTGACAGCGCCATTACCAGTAAAGTATTTATGGGAGAGAAGGTCACCATGGAGACGATAGATACTGAGGTCTCACGAAGACTCAGCGAACGCGTCGTAGAGGAGAATCTACTATTTCttattctttgggggggggggtcggatgGCGGGGGCCGTTCCTTGTTAAGTCATCTGCAAGAATGTCATAATGTGATTAATGGGTGGAAAGGAATCATTAGTTCTTATCCGGACGAGGGGAGAGAGGGATCAGGATGTGGCATTGAAGGTCCTATGGCTTCCTATGCATTATAACCCGCTTATGTCAATCAGAAGATAACCCCGCCTCCCTGACTGCTTGGTAATATGCTACTCTCTGCCTAGTAGGCCACAGCGCTGCAGAGGGGTCATGTGACTACCCTTTGCTCTGTGATTGCTTGATAGTCCTGTCAATCAGAAGAGAGCTCCGCCTCCCTGACTACCTAGAATTATGGAACCGCCTACTTAGAAGGCGTCAGAGCTACAGAGTGGTCATGTGACCCCCTACTCTGCAATTGATAGTCCTGCCAATCATAAGAGAGCTCCGCCTCCCTGACTACCTAGAATTATGGCACCGACTACTTAGAAGGCGTCAGAGCTACAGAGTGGTCATGTGACCCCTACACTGCAATTGATAGTCCTTCCAATCAGAAGAGAGCTCCGCCTCACTGACTACCTAGAATTATGGCACCGCCTGCTTAGAAGGCGTCAGAGCTACAGAGTGGTCATGTGACCCCCTACTCTGCAATTGATAGTCCTGCCAATCATAAGAGAGCTCCGTCTCCCTGACTACCTAGAAATATGGCACCGTCTGCTTAGAAGGTGTCAGAGCTACAGAGTGGTCATGTGACCCCTACACTGAAATTGATAGTCCGGCCAATCAGAAGAGAGCTCCGCCTCCCTGACTACCTAGAATTCTGGCACTGACTGCTTAGAAAGCGTCAGAGCTACAGAATGGTCATGTGACCCCCTACTCTGCAATTGATAGTCCTGCCACTCAGAAGAGAGCTCCGCCTCCCTGACTACCTAGAATTCTGGCACTGACTGCTTAGAAAGCGTCAGAGCTACAGAATGGTCATGTGACCCCCTACTCTGCAATTGATAGTCCTGCCACTCAGAAGAGAGCTCCGCCTCCCTGACTACCTAGAATTATGGCACCGCCTGCTTAGAAAGCGTCAGAGCTACAGAATGGTCATGTGACCCCTACTCTGCAATTGATAGTCTTGCCAATCAGAAGAGTGCTCCGCATCCCTGACTACCTAGAATTATGGCACCGCCTACTTAGAAGGCGTCAGAGCTACAGAGTGGTCATGTGACCCCTACTCTGCAATTGACAGTCCTTCCAATCATAAGAGAGCTCCGCCTCCCTGACTACCTAGAATTATGGCACCTCCTGCTTAGAAGGCGTCAGAGCTACAGAGTGGTCATGTGACCCCCTACTCTGCAATTCATAGTCTGGCCAATCAGAATAGAGCTCCGCCTCCCTGACTACCTAGAATTATGGCACCGCCTGCTTAGAAGGCGTCAGAGCTACAGAGTGGTCATGTGACCCCTACTCTGCAATTGATAGTCTGGCCAATCAGAAGAGAGCTCCGCCTCCCTGGGACTGCCCTGAAATCCGACACCTCTTGCCAAGTAggtgtaggctgtccgggcatgctgggagttgtagtttcgcaacagctggaggcacactggttgggaaacactgccctacattaTGATGTAGATGAAATGTTGGAAATGGCTTAAGGGGCCCTTACATACAGGTCACCTGGGTGTGAAGGTTCGTGGACACTTACTTTTAGGATAGCCTCAAGGGTTGGGTGCTGCCATAGTCTCAGGACTCCTGAAGGAAACTTGGATATTCCCTTAACAGTTCTATAAAGAGAAAGGAGTGAAGTTCTACAACAATGGTCTTGCATTAGGCGTTCCCAAAAAAGTGGAAATCAGAAAAAAGGGTCAATGGCACTGGATAGCGTCCGAGTGGTCCCATATGACAGACATCTATATATCTTACATATAAGAGCTTCTCCAACCAAACACTACAGCTgtggccgaactacaactcccagcagaccgggcatcctgggagttgtagtttggccacagctggaggcaccctggttgggaaacactgcattacagcATGAGATTTGAGCATATCCACTTCACATGACCACCATGGCCTTGGTGGGGTCATCGAGATGTTactctagtacagtggtcttcaacctgcggacctccagatgttgcagaactacaattcccagcatgcccggacagccaacgactgtccgggcatgctgggaattgtagttttgcaacatctggaggtccgcaggttgaagaccactgctctagtagaACGGTCACAGAAGAGAAAGGTCATCTAGatgtttgtattaaaggggtactctggtgaaaaacttttttttttttaaatcaactggtgccaaagtgttaaacagatttgtaaattacttctttacaaaaatcttaacctttgttgtacttatcagctgctctatgctccacgggaagttcttttctttttaaaggggtactcccctggaattttttttttttttaaatcacctggtaccagaaagttaaacagatttgtaaattacttctagttaaaaaatcttaatccttccagtacttatcagctgctatacgctccacaggaagttcgtttctttttacatttcttttctatctgaccacagtgctctctgctgacacctctgtctgtctcaggaactgtccagagtaggagcaagtccccattgcaaacctctcccgctctggacagttcctgagacagacagaggagtcagcagagagcactgtggtcagatagaaaaaaaagtactgtaagtaagtactggaaggattatgatttttaaatagaagtaatttacaaatctgtttaactttctggcaccagttgatttaaaatatatatatttttcactggagttcccctttgatAACTCAGAGTACCCCTATTAATTTGGGATCTAGTTAACAAATCTTTCTATACGTTTGATACCGTCCCCCCAGGACCTGGTAATGGTTTCATGGTCTGACCTGTTCTGGGTTCCCATAGACCTGCACATGTTTTATGTCTTACCAGAGCTCAGATTTCCTTCAGCCATCGGGTCGGCTATTATTATAAGTATAATTTAAATTCATGGCGTGATTTTGCCCGTATCGCCGATGCCAGAGCCTCTTCGTAGCTCCTTGTTATGGGTGAAACCTTAACCATCTGAGGAGCCCAAGTGCTTTCAGCAAAACAAAGGGAAACTCAAGAACTTACATGGCAGCGAACCAGCAGGAGTCGTGCTCCGTGGACTGCAGGAGGTGGCAGAGCGTGTCCAGGACCTGAGGGAAGTGGTGGCTCTTCAGGAGGTGCTGGTGTCCGGCTTGGCTCGTCGCTAGGCACGTGAGGGCGAAGCAAGCGTTTCTGCTCCCGCCGGCGTCTCCTCCAGACATCATGGCCTCCAGTGCACAGATCTGGACTTATCAGGGGAAGACAGGACTTACAGAATATACCTCACCAAGGGGGCAAACAGCACGGAGACCTCTAGGGATCAACACTCTGAACAGTCATAGGACAGGAAAACAGCACCCTGACACCCGGGGGCAGCACCTTCCTAATGCTTGGAAGTGACAGGACACCCTACACTTAGGGGTGGCAGAACGACGACACCCGGACACTTGGGAGCAACAGGACAACGACACACTGACATGGTAACAGGAAAATACCCTGACACTTAGGGGTGACAGAACGACGACACCCGGACACTTGGGAGCAACAGGACAACGACACACTGACATGGTAACAGGAAAATACCCTGACACCTGGGGGCAGCACCTGCCTAATGCTTGGAAGTGACAGGACACCCTACACTTAGGGGTGATAGATCAATGACACCTGGACACTTGGGAGCAACAGGAAAACGACACACTGACATGGTAACAGGAAAATACCCTGACACTTAGGGGTGACAGAACAACGACACCCTGACATTTGGGGGATAAGAAAACGACACCCTGACACTTGGGGTATAAGAAACGACACCCTGACACTTGGGGGTGAAAGAACAAGACACCCTGACACTTGGGGGCAACAGGATTATACCCTGACACCTAGGGGTGACAGAATAACCACACCCTAACGCTTAGGGAATAAGAAAATGACACCCTAACACTTGGGGGATAAGAAAATGACACCCTGACACTTGGGGGATAAGAAAATGACACCCTAACACTTGGGGGATAAGAAAATGACACCCTGACACTTGGGGGTAACGAAAACGACATCCTGACACTTGGGGGTGACAGAAAAAGACACCCTGACACTTGGGGGCAGAAAACAACAACACCCTTACACTTGAAGGCAACAGCATAGTACCCTGACACTGAGGTGACAGAACAATGACACCCTGACACTTTGGGGTGAAAGAACAAGACACCCTGACACTTTGGGGTGAAAGAACAAGACACCCTGACACTTTGGGGTGAAAGAACAAGACACCCTGACACTTTGGGGTGAAAGAACAAGACACCCTGACACTTTGGGGTGAAAGAACAAGACACCCTGACACTTGGGGGTGAAAGAACAAGACACCCTGACACTTGGGAGTAACAAGACAACAGCACACTGACAATTAGGGCCAAAAAATAACAACACCTTGACACCTTATCAACAACACCCTGCCACTTGGGGCAACAAGACAATGACACCCGCTCACTTAAAGGATAAGAAAACGACACCTGCTCACTTGGGGGCAACAAGACAAAGACCCCCTGCCACTTGGGGGTGACAGAACAAGACACCCTGACACTCGGGAACATGTGGTTGgtgcactcaccatattgtcggCTTCCTCTAGAGCCAGCACCCGTCTCCTCCCTGCGTCCGTGTCACAGAGACGTCCAAGAGTGAAAGCTGCATTCAGTCCACAGCCTAGAAGACAGAGGAGATCCGCCATTTTGGATATATTACAGTGGGAAGCCATGTCTGGTGGCGATGACTTCTGCCATTTATGTCCATCGTGTGGCAGACACCAAAAGTTCTAAATGCAGATGTTGTCCAACCTCTCAACCCACAGAAATCAATAGGAATCATTTATGACCCAGAGCATCAGCAACCCAACATCTAATGGACAGGGCATGGTCTATAGCATTggcctccaaactatggacctcaagctgtagcaaaactacaactcccagcatgcccggacagccaccggctACTATGcacggatttgtagttttgcaacacagttgggagaccactgcattagaaaATAGATTGCTcaatactgctctataatgtcctccatgctgctgctgcttctgagggtgggctatagagcagtgtttcccaatctgttgcaaaactaaaactcccagcatgcccaaaaagccaCCGGCTActttgcagggagttgtagttttgcaacagctatagggacacagttgggagaccactgcattagaagattgctcagtactgctctataatgttctccacgctgctgctgcttctgagggtgggctgtagagcagtgtttccaaatctgttgcaaaactacaactcccagcatgcccggacaaccaacagctggagaccactgatctataggatGAAGGAGATGCTATCCTCACCTGCCTCATCCACTTGAAGCGACGCGATGATCTTCCGTAAGATCATGTCAGATTTAGGATGTTCCAGCAGCCGCTCGCACCCCTCCTGGCACATGGAGATGCGGGCGAGTACCAGGGCGCAGTTGCTGGCCGTCCAGTCGCTTGGAGAATCCAAAAGTTTTGTGATGTTCTCGATGATGAAGTCGGAATCCGGAGAAGAAAGGAGCCAACGTCTGCCTTGGCCGTTCTCTGCCTGTGGGGACAAAAGTGAGGAACTCAATGGGAACAAAGCACCAACATCTATCTCCTAGatcagtgctctccaaactgcaccaaaactacaactcccagcatgcccggacagccaacggctgtccgggcatgctgggagttgtagttttgcattatctggagatccacattttggagaccactgctctatacaccagtgtgaacacagcctgaataTAACATCCGTATTATTGTCGTTACATTCTGCACAGATCACAGCGGTTTTCATTGGCAAGTAATGCCGTGTCACCGTAACGTGATCTTACCGCTGCGACACAAGTGGTGGGAAGAGGTGCCAAAGTAAACCTGAACACGGTGAcactatgtacacagtgactccaccagcagaatagtgagtacagctctggagtataatacaggatataactcaggatcagtacaggataagtaatgtaatgtatgtacacagtgatctcaccagcagaatagtgagtatagctctgaagtataatacaagatataactcaggatcagtacaggataagtaatgtaatgtatgtacacagtgacctcaccagcagaatagtgagtacagctctggagtataatacaggatataactcaggatcagtacaggataagtaatgtaatgtatgtacacagtgatctcaccagcagaatagtgagtacagccctggagtataatacaggatataactcaggatcagtacaggataagtaatgtaatgtatgtacacagtgacctcaccagcagaatagtgagtatagctctgaagtataatacaggatataactcaggatcagtacagataagtaatgtaatgtatgtacacagtgacctcaccagcagaatagtgagtacagctctggagtataatacaggatgttaaCCTGATAAAACTTCCAGGTTATAAATGAAGTAAGGACCCCAGTACTGGGAGGTATGGTAGCACATGGGTGCACGCTGTTATGCCCAGCCCTATGGTCCAGTTCAGACTTAATTTCTCACCAGTGTTCCCAGGGCACCAGCAGCGTTCATGACAGATTCGGCATCATCCCACAGCAGCATGGCTCCCAGTCTCCCCAACAGGTCCCAGTCTGTTGCTCTTTCTGCCAGATTCACCAACATGACGGCGACTCCTGGGTCTTCAGCCACCGTGCCAAGAATGTAGGCAACATTACTGCAAAGCCTGCAACGACAGGAGTCATAATAGAACAGGATGTGTATTCCATATAACACCTATATAATGGCGCCATACAGTGAGCATATACTGTGTCTGTGCACAAGATGTTTACAGGGCAGGGTGGGGGGTAGTGAATGAAGGGgcaccctgctgccacattcccAGTGTCCCCCCTTATATCAGCTCAGGTGGTGTCAGGGGGGTGAaatagggggcactctgctgccaCATTCCCGGTGTCCCCCCTTATATCAGCTCAGGTGGTGTCAGGGGGGTGAaatagggggcactctgctgccaCATTCCCGGTGCCCCCCCTTATATCAGCTCACATGGTGTCAGGGTGGGGGGTGGTGAATTAGGGGGCACCTTGCTGGCACATTCCCGGTGCCCCCCCTTATATCAGTTCAGATGGTGTCAGGGTGGGGGGGGTGAATTAGGGGGTGCCCTGCTGCCACATTCCCGGTGTCCCCCCTTATATCAGCTCAGGTGGTGTCAG is a window encoding:
- the LOC130290486 gene encoding uncharacterized protein LOC130290486 isoform X2, encoding MVTEEPTSGGPAMDGLLPRLLSPLVDEGQECVALLMDRLQSQCEDLVDAMVKDQRCDRYLDTLCRFLHTPNVRLCSNVAYILGTVAEDPGVAVMLVNLAERATDWDLLGRLGAMLLWDDAESVMNAAGALGTLAENGQGRRWLLSSPDSDFIIENITKLLDSPSDWTASNCALVLARISMCQEGCERLLEHPKSDMILRKIIASLQVDEAGCGLNAAFTLGRLCDTDAGRRRVLALEEADNMICALEAMMSGGDAGGSRNACFALTCLATSQAGHQHLLKSHHFPQVLDTLCHLLQSTEHDSCWFAAITVKGISKFPSGVLRLWQHPTLEAILKKIAASHTAGDELRQEVEHTLRNLQRLPQPSPPTAKILGSGSVVVSWKEHRAHSGLMVTYRLYDGDHLLYHGPSFSYVLPYCKPGHHHLKVVMETEGDRSPASAITMVTVEEPAPSCPTELQVVGRTATKVRLSWSPPADCSTSVKYAVYREDALVDTTSDLTCIVGGLSPSTSYTFSVCSCNSRGHSPRVSVVARTMDGGDHAPDRLTVCVIGRSELFITWEVPKDPIGRFFNYELSMNGKSVYLGTERSYTARRLTPSTEYVCTVCAITSKGRFESRPVTKRTARDEYSNLNKNQTGGGRHTETSPATEATDQSEKPHRTEPPRRSSLTKSQSVRLVMSRQASKCKRDNKVHCARTRRESVISWMAESNNSPGTSQSSPTKSSSPSDVTSGHMSKTLSQKESKKCPEQTENSGEKKPELRNPAELSPKPSKQTPLKTPDSPSSLPSCVSPDTKKPHGALGFRLMPIASLCSLEPEYLLHSRAKTETELIRPTGQDGPLQPILLQECSGGSDKDRCPAHKKALQPVRDPIVRYRHRSLKINAWDFTDAVTSGEKILGKFSASCPLTPTEDVLSHVSTATKSFARRDGLLSWGAGNQDGRRHSWSHLRTEVSSLQGLKSTEAKSVESLRGRRRRGSLTGSLQKDVHVLIGESGVTFRLPPSAPLRGSGPTTHCRTRT